In the Marinomonas algicola genome, one interval contains:
- a CDS encoding EAL domain-containing protein: MTLFKQLMITIVAIFSLMLVVVMGINFNTTKGFLVSQLESTTQDSAISLSMSISDFMELEDYVSVDSSVQAVFDSGYFSEVRVHVYDTDKNIARINSNQIEGVPEWFIELIEFDEPIANAVISNGWNELGQVYITGSAGYGYHQLWLATRDLVISFLVIGALTLLVGMMALRQLFKPLAAVEAQAEAIQQRKFVKMEYLPKTRELRSVVLSMNRMAEKLEKEFAAEAETAQWLQAKAFKDPVSGLGNRNFYESQATAHFADNDRTMDGLILVSLADLAKLNNERGYEAADTFIKYTAEILTEQVKWSVSSTVVARLSGADFVILMSHIDLDRLESTVNKIMSSMQELLATRVPYSEFVASIGAVVLDSKTTKSKAMAQADAALRSAKALGLNGVKVFDVDVGKNMAIGRLAWKEMLEFAIENKSFRLRKQSVAEVSNQENVFQQEVFASLEYQDQQYHAGYFIGLAEQFDLGEKVDQVIINLVVDYIKNNHPKTLLTINLSASAYVKPAFITWLDGLLDDLKDDIKSKMSFEVSEQSVLSTEDHALLLSKLLKRHGVTFGIDNVGKQFSAFQYVQDLMPDYVKVDPSYTKLAVGKESESFFMHTLCKMFNSLNVQVIATGVESKKQLEILQRFDIYGAQGYILGRAEDM; encoded by the coding sequence ATGACGCTTTTTAAGCAGTTGATGATCACGATTGTCGCTATATTCTCTTTAATGTTAGTAGTTGTAATGGGTATTAACTTTAATACAACTAAGGGTTTTCTTGTTAGTCAACTCGAATCAACCACTCAGGATTCCGCTATTTCTCTTAGTATGTCTATTTCAGACTTTATGGAGTTAGAGGATTATGTTTCAGTTGATAGCAGTGTGCAGGCTGTATTTGACAGTGGGTATTTTTCAGAAGTCAGAGTGCATGTGTATGATACCGATAAGAACATTGCACGAATAAATTCTAATCAAATTGAAGGTGTTCCTGAATGGTTTATTGAGCTAATTGAATTTGATGAACCTATTGCCAATGCGGTGATTTCAAATGGATGGAATGAGCTTGGGCAGGTTTATATAACAGGTAGTGCTGGATATGGATATCATCAGTTGTGGTTGGCTACACGGGATCTTGTTATTTCATTTTTAGTCATCGGAGCGCTCACATTATTGGTTGGAATGATGGCGTTACGACAATTGTTTAAGCCTTTGGCCGCTGTTGAGGCTCAAGCAGAAGCCATACAGCAACGAAAGTTCGTGAAAATGGAATACTTACCTAAAACGCGTGAACTGCGTTCTGTTGTGCTTTCAATGAATAGGATGGCAGAAAAATTAGAAAAAGAATTTGCTGCTGAAGCAGAAACGGCGCAATGGCTTCAGGCTAAGGCATTCAAAGACCCAGTAAGCGGGCTGGGAAATCGTAACTTTTATGAAAGCCAAGCGACGGCCCATTTTGCCGATAATGATCGAACCATGGATGGGTTAATTTTAGTAAGCCTGGCCGACTTAGCTAAGTTAAATAATGAGCGTGGTTATGAAGCCGCTGATACTTTTATTAAATACACGGCTGAAATTTTAACTGAGCAAGTTAAATGGAGTGTGTCTTCTACTGTCGTGGCACGTCTCTCCGGTGCTGACTTTGTTATTTTAATGTCTCATATTGATTTAGATCGTCTTGAAAGTACCGTGAATAAAATTATGTCATCAATGCAAGAGCTGTTAGCAACAAGGGTGCCTTACTCCGAGTTTGTGGCGAGTATTGGGGCTGTTGTGTTAGATTCAAAAACAACGAAATCGAAAGCAATGGCCCAGGCAGATGCGGCCCTTCGATCAGCCAAGGCGTTAGGGCTCAATGGTGTTAAGGTGTTTGATGTTGATGTCGGTAAAAACATGGCAATTGGACGTCTTGCATGGAAAGAAATGCTTGAATTTGCCATTGAAAATAAGTCTTTTAGATTGAGAAAACAGAGTGTTGCTGAAGTGTCTAATCAAGAGAATGTTTTTCAACAAGAGGTTTTTGCTAGCCTTGAATATCAAGATCAGCAATATCATGCGGGGTATTTTATTGGTCTAGCCGAACAGTTCGATTTAGGTGAAAAAGTAGACCAAGTTATTATTAATTTGGTTGTTGATTATATTAAAAATAACCATCCTAAAACGCTTCTTACAATAAACCTTTCAGCATCGGCGTATGTCAAACCCGCTTTTATTACTTGGTTAGATGGGCTGTTAGATGATTTGAAAGACGACATAAAATCAAAAATGTCATTTGAAGTCTCTGAGCAGAGTGTCTTATCTACTGAAGATCACGCTTTGCTTTTGTCTAAATTACTAAAAAGGCATGGTGTTACTTTTGGCATTGATAATGTTGGTAAGCAATTTTCGGCGTTTCAATATGTACAAGATTTGATGCCAGACTATGTCAAAGTCGATCCTTCTTATACTAAATTGGCTGTCGGCAAAGAATCCGAGTCGTTCTTCATGCATACACTATGCAAGATGTTTAATAGCTTAAATGTGCAGGTAATTGCAACGGGTGTCGAAAGCAAAAAGCAGTTAGAAATATTGCAGAGATTTGATATATATGGCGCTCAAGGCTATATTTTAGGTCGAGCAGAAGACATGTAA
- a CDS encoding transglutaminase-like cysteine peptidase, translated as MAIRKGFLIFLSASLIVMAGLLSADISDKDAQLARKVALKYGSEAEKRVMAWRKVINRVKGGTDLEKLVAVNDFFNQMDFVDDIEHWGKNDYWATPIEFLGTRGGDCEDFTIAKYFSLRELGVPDEKLRLVYVKALKLDQHHMVLAYYHKPTGVPVLLDNLDKQLKPASKRRDLLPIYSFNAKNLWLSKAKGRGVLVGGSSKLSLWTDLNSRLAAFN; from the coding sequence ATGGCTATCCGGAAAGGGTTTCTGATCTTTCTAAGTGCCTCCTTGATTGTGATGGCAGGGTTACTGTCTGCGGATATTTCAGATAAAGATGCACAGTTAGCCAGAAAAGTTGCTTTGAAATATGGTTCTGAAGCGGAAAAAAGAGTGATGGCTTGGCGAAAAGTGATTAATAGAGTGAAGGGCGGCACCGATCTTGAAAAATTGGTTGCGGTGAATGACTTTTTTAACCAAATGGACTTTGTCGATGACATTGAGCATTGGGGAAAAAATGATTATTGGGCAACGCCTATCGAGTTTTTAGGCACTCGCGGAGGGGATTGTGAGGATTTCACTATTGCGAAATATTTCTCGCTGAGGGAGCTCGGTGTACCGGATGAAAAACTGCGTTTGGTGTATGTTAAAGCATTAAAGTTAGATCAGCATCATATGGTGTTAGCCTATTATCATAAACCAACAGGCGTGCCGGTATTGCTGGATAACTTAGATAAACAATTGAAGCCCGCTTCAAAGAGAAGAGACTTGTTGCCCATTTATTCTTTTAACGCAAAGAACTTATGGCTATCAAAGGCAAAAGGCCGAGGCGTCCTTGTTGGTGGATCTTCAAAATTGAGCTTGTGGACAGATTTAAATAGTCGTTTGGCGGCATTTAATTAA
- a CDS encoding DUF1244 domain-containing protein: MINKQNEIEAAVLQRFLTHLDNHKEVQNIELMNLADFCRNCLSKWYMAECNERGVEMDYEKAREFVYGEPYDDWKTKYQKKATPEQLAEFQQKNGK, encoded by the coding sequence ATGATAAATAAACAAAACGAAATTGAAGCCGCCGTGTTACAGCGTTTTCTAACGCACTTAGATAACCATAAAGAAGTGCAAAATATTGAACTGATGAACCTGGCTGATTTTTGTCGTAATTGTTTAAGTAAATGGTATATGGCTGAGTGTAATGAACGAGGGGTCGAAATGGATTATGAAAAAGCTCGTGAATTCGTTTACGGTGAACCTTACGATGATTGGAAAACAAAGTATCAAAAAAAGGCTACGCCTGAGCAGCTTGCTGAATTCCAACAAAAAAATGGAAAATGA
- a CDS encoding DTW domain-containing protein translates to MPRAVCAQCFFLKQNCVCHFIPNVHTDLKVIVFQSLQEAKHPKNTVRLLRLAMPSIQVIPVVSQEDILRELNLLDLTKWCLIYPCDQSTPIEIETKQSLDNYEGILLIDATWRKAFSMYHTCQQFEKMATKHFLSPPKGNYFIRKTSKENALSTFEACVYTLECIEKLDLSALKVFFSQVQQWQWRRNPYISQITR, encoded by the coding sequence ATGCCAAGAGCCGTCTGTGCGCAGTGTTTCTTTTTAAAGCAGAATTGTGTGTGCCATTTTATTCCAAACGTACACACTGATCTGAAAGTGATTGTCTTTCAAAGTCTTCAAGAAGCGAAACACCCGAAGAATACCGTAAGGTTATTGCGCTTAGCGATGCCTTCTATTCAAGTTATCCCGGTCGTTTCGCAAGAAGACATTTTAAGAGAGTTAAATTTATTGGATTTGACTAAATGGTGCTTGATTTACCCTTGCGATCAGTCGACCCCGATTGAAATCGAGACGAAGCAAAGTTTAGATAATTATGAAGGTATTTTGTTAATAGATGCCACGTGGCGAAAAGCATTTTCAATGTATCATACCTGCCAGCAATTTGAAAAAATGGCGACTAAGCATTTCTTATCTCCTCCAAAGGGGAACTATTTTATTAGAAAGACATCAAAAGAAAATGCACTCTCTACTTTTGAAGCCTGTGTCTATACTTTAGAATGCATTGAAAAATTAGACCTTTCGGCCTTAAAGGTTTTTTTCTCTCAAGTACAGCAATGGCAATGGCGACGGAATCCCTATATCAGTCAAATTACTCGTTAA
- a CDS encoding pyridoxine 5'-phosphate synthase: MTHLSVNLNKIGLLRNSRGRDYPNMVTMAERVLSLGAFGLTIHPRPDQRHATYQDAYDLKSLVARYPGKELNIEGFPDDHFLKVVLDVVPDQCTLVPDDPNQLTSDHGWNLGRDQDVLRPIIGKLKDKGIRVVLFMDPDPENMIMAKNIGANRVELYTEAYSNAFATEAESQCLTQYTEAAAAAKEAGLDVNAGHDLDLKNVGKFCENGLITEVSIGHALTIESLDLGWDNVIKMYLNILEK; this comes from the coding sequence ATGACGCATTTGAGTGTAAATCTTAACAAAATCGGGTTGTTACGAAATTCTCGTGGACGTGATTACCCTAATATGGTCACTATGGCAGAGCGTGTCCTATCGCTTGGTGCATTCGGTTTGACAATCCATCCCCGCCCAGACCAGCGTCATGCAACCTATCAAGATGCGTATGACCTGAAAAGTCTGGTGGCTCGTTATCCGGGTAAAGAGTTGAATATTGAGGGCTTTCCTGATGATCACTTTCTGAAAGTTGTATTGGATGTTGTACCAGATCAATGCACATTAGTGCCTGATGACCCAAACCAACTTACTTCCGATCATGGTTGGAATTTGGGTCGAGACCAAGATGTTCTCAGGCCTATTATTGGTAAATTAAAAGATAAAGGCATTCGAGTTGTATTGTTTATGGACCCAGATCCAGAAAATATGATTATGGCCAAAAATATTGGTGCTAATAGGGTGGAGTTGTATACCGAAGCGTATTCCAATGCGTTTGCAACAGAAGCAGAGAGTCAATGCTTAACTCAATATACAGAGGCCGCCGCTGCGGCAAAAGAGGCTGGCTTAGATGTTAATGCTGGGCATGATCTTGATTTAAAAAATGTGGGTAAGTTTTGTGAAAACGGACTTATTACAGAGGTATCAATAGGTCATGCATTAACAATTGAATCTTTAGATCTTGGTTGGGATAATGTTATAAAAATGTATTTAAATATATTAGAAAAATAG